A window of the Scandinavium goeteborgense genome harbors these coding sequences:
- the bglJ gene encoding DNA-binding transcriptional activator BglJ yields MEKRTANKYVAVVENCVMTKAGLHGLFSCCAGSFYELQVYKDSQEWFAQTDHRFYDMVIYSVAGARGSRQQSIRFFSELAGMQPDALRVLLAEDEGQAKLIHHLLPVPLHAVWCKTSSVEKLLIQIKSLISQKESLHSTCKTLNAISDSVGLSPTERAILYYIGKGFSIPEIAVQMARNPKTIRTHKFNAMNKLGVKNDTGLLCAADILRYLPLQALNVT; encoded by the coding sequence ATGGAAAAGCGAACCGCAAATAAATACGTCGCTGTCGTTGAAAACTGTGTAATGACGAAAGCAGGGCTGCACGGGCTCTTTTCTTGTTGCGCGGGTTCGTTTTATGAATTACAGGTCTATAAAGACAGCCAGGAATGGTTTGCTCAGACAGATCATCGCTTTTATGACATGGTGATTTACTCTGTCGCAGGCGCACGCGGTTCACGCCAGCAAAGTATTCGTTTTTTTTCCGAGCTTGCTGGTATGCAGCCTGACGCCCTTCGAGTTCTTCTCGCGGAAGATGAAGGACAGGCTAAATTAATTCATCATTTATTACCTGTTCCCTTACATGCGGTATGGTGCAAAACCTCTTCCGTCGAAAAGCTTTTGATTCAAATTAAAAGCTTAATTAGCCAGAAAGAATCGCTGCATTCAACCTGTAAGACGCTTAACGCTATTTCAGATTCAGTCGGATTAAGCCCGACTGAACGCGCCATTCTTTATTATATAGGAAAGGGCTTTTCCATTCCGGAGATTGCCGTTCAAATGGCGCGGAATCCAAAGACTATTCGCACGCATAAATTTAATGCGATGAATAAACTCGGGGTCAAGAACGACACGGGATTGCTCTGTGCGGCAGATATCTTACGTTATCTGCCGTTACAGGCGCTGAATGTGACCTGA
- a CDS encoding helix-turn-helix transcriptional regulator: MLKVFNRCGVVISNVPIIQAGLSSIMKDNFPEYEVSCHHCIDELTLMQLQRANLIVCGLSGDRFQVKSLCEKYYSLMTQHKECRWIFMLNQTHYSLAVEYLLRPESILLSDAEPIPELMAAIRNQGSQVHRISTSLLAFETTPILSSQGLKTSLSLAERQALRLLAKGWGVNQIAMLLRKSNRTISAQKNSAMRRLSLRGNAELYAWLNSEQGLKELNLLPVWGEPIPWKSEPQINTSLSLKTV; encoded by the coding sequence ATGCTCAAGGTATTTAATCGATGTGGCGTGGTAATCAGCAATGTCCCCATCATTCAAGCAGGTCTTTCGTCCATCATGAAAGACAACTTTCCAGAATATGAGGTCAGTTGCCATCATTGCATCGATGAACTCACCCTGATGCAGCTCCAACGAGCGAATTTGATTGTATGCGGTCTGTCTGGCGATCGTTTTCAGGTCAAATCGCTCTGCGAGAAATATTATTCATTGATGACGCAGCATAAAGAATGTCGTTGGATTTTCATGCTGAATCAAACCCATTATTCGCTTGCGGTAGAATATCTATTGCGCCCGGAAAGTATCCTACTTTCTGACGCTGAACCCATTCCTGAACTTATGGCGGCTATTCGCAACCAGGGCTCTCAGGTGCATCGCATCAGTACGTCTCTGTTGGCATTTGAAACTACGCCGATACTCTCTTCTCAGGGATTAAAAACTTCATTGTCCCTCGCAGAGCGTCAGGCCTTGCGATTGCTTGCTAAGGGCTGGGGCGTGAATCAGATAGCCATGCTGCTCAGAAAAAGCAACAGGACCATTAGCGCGCAGAAAAATAGCGCCATGCGTCGCTTGTCGTTGCGCGGTAATGCAGAGTTATATGCCTGGCTCAATAGCGAACAAGGTCTGAAGGAGTTGAATCTCCTTCCCGTATGGGGAGAGCCAATACCATGGAAAAGCGAACCGCAAATAAATACGTCGCTGTCGTTGAAAACTGTGTAA
- a CDS encoding helix-turn-helix domain-containing protein, whose product MTQQSTIPVFKLYGEQLGWPTPELLHCESIHQRSSLYEWHIRVHQHAEMVQLLYLHKGQAEIEIEGQRKIVKEASIQVVPSLCVHGFRFSPGTQGYVLSLALPLLSQFEAQFGRQLGVLNQPHCVSVTQSRSHIRTLFSTLLEEYQQDNDARELMLHAMLSALLVWLNRQCQGVMPTEDRAERRRTVMQQFARHIESHYREHLPMSEYALAVGLSVTHLNYLCHEFHNCSALNVLHQRLMLEAKRSLQYTSMSIVQLSDYLGFSDAAYFSRFFRRYAGMPPKVFRKNMK is encoded by the coding sequence ATGACGCAACAGAGCACGATCCCCGTCTTTAAGCTGTATGGCGAACAGCTCGGTTGGCCGACGCCGGAACTTCTGCATTGCGAATCCATCCATCAGCGTAGCAGCCTTTATGAGTGGCACATCCGCGTGCATCAGCATGCGGAGATGGTGCAGCTGCTGTATCTACATAAAGGGCAGGCCGAAATTGAAATCGAAGGGCAAAGGAAAATCGTCAAAGAAGCCAGCATTCAGGTGGTGCCTTCGCTGTGCGTGCACGGTTTTCGTTTTTCCCCCGGGACGCAAGGCTACGTTTTGTCTTTAGCCTTACCGCTGCTCAGCCAATTCGAAGCGCAGTTTGGTCGCCAGCTTGGGGTCCTGAATCAGCCACATTGCGTCAGCGTAACGCAGTCCCGGTCGCACATACGCACTCTGTTTTCGACGTTGCTGGAGGAATATCAGCAGGACAATGATGCCCGTGAGTTAATGCTGCATGCGATGCTCAGTGCGCTGCTGGTGTGGCTCAATCGCCAGTGTCAGGGGGTGATGCCGACGGAAGACCGTGCTGAACGCCGACGCACGGTGATGCAACAGTTTGCCCGTCATATTGAAAGCCATTATCGGGAACACCTTCCGATGTCTGAATACGCACTGGCAGTGGGGTTATCCGTCACCCATTTAAATTATTTGTGCCATGAATTCCATAACTGCAGTGCGCTGAATGTGTTACACCAACGGCTGATGCTTGAAGCGAAGCGAAGTTTGCAATACACCAGCATGTCGATAGTACAACTCTCTGATTATTTGGGCTTTAGTGACGCGGCCTATTTCTCGAGATTTTTTCGGCGTTATGCGGGGATGCCCCCTAAAGTATTCAGGAAGAATATGAAATAA